In Vicugna pacos chromosome 10, VicPac4, whole genome shotgun sequence, the following proteins share a genomic window:
- the MS4A14 gene encoding membrane-spanning 4-domains subfamily A member 14 isoform X1, translated as MESSSGVKRSTHVFTLQPNETVLTALPYGPHSSLLDFLKGEPKVLGALQILLALIIAGVGAIFAFNYFNFTQRFPLVFFTGYPFWGALVFIVTGCITGSSKNDKCLGQDATGMSIISSMVAVAGITLTIISYRQQHMYCQAPSLEGICVIGRVLYNGILSVLLISSIAQLSISVTVASFRSKCWTRSNEIVFFLPLDVTQDSGLSVPEENAVIQFEHQEESTSDVSTTNIQPVFFGGYTFFKLRVTRHPSAFQHSVSVADEQQKYSPPPLSLYEEDLELESLPLSLELRPSEIMHTNELNDEDLQIAIMQSLEKKTQLLHARPLQLQAIPPYAEKDYQALQPQVLPSQPLPAKAQPSEAPTPHVTESHGLTSQDMQPQHKPSENTQSVDTLSQGRLGPGTPSQDIFFQRRVLPVNAMPFEVPTICIVEPPNTQHRDQQSLDFQLQRIQSQDHKSIHLSYQDIKSEVKLLTEEWKSEEELHRRKSSKQHSLYQQNEDWQPLKEKSLDLKIQAPQSPRRKSLDKHIKIWLSQKKQYKDKQVQVNETTLQLLDEQVDGQKSKEEKPSKQLYQDQQSQIQEYHGWQAQDQKIQGWQSLGQQSQDYRTQEWENSEWKKQERQLEMQHSLNWESQARQTQDLLLKKSLKQKALFQETQPLYAVIPPHLDGQVQDVPYQDSQHQDKDQEDLQSTRTRKEDTERDAVQTRDISPEDVNCGSKSPSDVQSEDMKPDFNCSSYQSSAQGTDFTYLSNLNSEQDVQQNISVCSTASKEDLTLTPTSSYPNERQQSEDSD; from the exons GCTCTCCAGATCCTGCTTGCCCTGATCATTGCGGGTGTTGGAGCTATATTTGCATTTAACTACTTCAATTTCACCCAAAGATTTCCGCTCGTGTTCTTCACAGGATATCCATTCTGGGGAGCGCTTGTT TTTATTGTAACAGGATGTATCACAGGATCCagcaaaaatgacaaatgtcTG GGACAAGATGCCACAGGCATGAGTATTATCAGTTCCATGGTTGCGGTAGCTGGGATTACCCTCACCATTATCAGCTACAGACAGCAACACATGTACTGCCAGGCGCCTTCCCTTGAAGGAATATGTGTTATAGGCAGAGTCCTTTACAAC GGAATTTTGTCAGTCTTGCTGATCAGCAGCATAGCACAGCTCAGCATCTCTGTGACTGTCGCCTCCTTTAGAAGCAAGTGCTGGACAAGGTCGAATGAG ATTGTGTTTTTCTTGCCTTTGGATGTTACTCAAGATAGTGGACTATCTGTCCCAGAAGAAAATGCTGTAATACAGTTTGAGCATCAAGAAGAGTCGACAAGTGATGTGTCAACAACAAACATACAACCTGTTTTCTTCGGAGGCTATACTTTCTTCAAGTTAAGAGTCACAAGACACCCTTCAGCCTTCCAACATTCTGTATCTGTGGCAGATGAACAACAGAAATACAGCCCTCCACCTTTAAGCCTTTAtgaggaagacctggagctggaATCTCTGCCCCTCAGTTTGGAGTTAAGGCCTTCAGAAATCATGCACACCAACGAACTAAATGATGAAGACCTACAAATTGCTATCATGCAATCCCTAGAAAAGAAAACCCAACTGCTGCATGCCCGACCCTTGCAACTCCAAGCAATTCCACCTTACGCTGAAAAAGATTACCAAGCTTTACAACCCCAAGTCTTACCATCCCAACCTCTGCCAGCAAAAGCCCAGCCATCTGAAGCCCCAACACCTCATGTCACAGAGTCTCATGGACTGACATCCCAAGACATGCAGCCCCAGCATAAACCATCTGAAAATACGCAATCCGTAGACACACTCTCTCAGGGCAGACTAGGCCCAGGTACACCTTCCCAAGATATCTTTTTCCAAAGGCGAGTTCTGCCAGTAAATGCCATGCCATTTGAAGTCCCAACAATATGCATTGTGGAGCCCCCTAATACCCAACATCGAGATCAACAATCTCTAGATTTTCAACTACAAAGAATTCAATCTCAAGACCACAAATCTATACATTTATCCTATCAAGACATTAAATCAGAAGTCAAGTTACTGACTGAAGAATGGAAATCTGAGGAAGAACTTCATAGAAGGAAATCATCAAAGCAGCATTCTCTGTATCAGCAAAATGAAGACTGGCAACCTCTAAAAGAGAAATCCCTTGACCTGAAAATCCAAGCCCCACAGTCCCCAAGGAGGAAATCCCTAGACAAGCACATCAAAATCTGGCTATCCCAAAAGAAGCAATACAAAGATAAACAAGTCCAAGTTAACGAAACCACACTGCAACTCCTGGATGAGCAAGTTGACGGCCAAAAGAGCAAAGAGGAGAAACCCTCAAAGCAGCTGTACCAAGATCAGCAATCCCAAATCCAGGAATACCATGGCTGGCAAGCTCAAGACCAGAAAATCCAAGGCTGGCAATCTTTAGGCCAGCAATCTCAAGACTACAGAACTCAGGAATGGGAAAACAGTGAATGGAAAAAACAGGAACGGCAACTTGAAATGCAGCATTCCCTAAATTGGGAATCCCAAGCCAGGCAAACCCAAGATCTACTACTGAAAAAATCCCTCAAGCAGAAAGCTCTCTTCCAAGAAACCCAGCCCTTGTATGCCGTAATTCCACCTCACCTAGATGGACAAGTACAAGATGTTCCATATCAAGACAGTCAGCATCAAGATAAAGACCAAGAAGACCTTCAGTCCACAAGAACTCGAAAAGAAGATACTGAAAGAGATGCTGTGCAAACAAGAGACATCAGCCCAGAGGACGTGAATTGTGGAAGCAAAAGCCCAAGTGACGTGCAATCAGAAGACATGAAGCCAGATTTCAACTGTTCCTCTTACCAGAGCTCAGCACAAGGCACAGATTTCACCTATTTGTCCAATTTAAATTCAGAACAAGACGTGCAACAAAACATTTCAGTGTGCTCAACTGCAAGCAAAGAAGACCTGACTTTAACTCCTACCTCAAGTTACCCAAATGAAAGACAGCAGTCTGAAGACTCTGACTAA
- the MS4A14 gene encoding membrane-spanning 4-domains subfamily A member 14 isoform X3: MMNPMNMVSCTAQEFIVTGCITGSSKNDKCLGQDATGMSIISSMVAVAGITLTIISYRQQHMYCQAPSLEGICVIGRVLYNGILSVLLISSIAQLSISVTVASFRSKCWTRSNEIVFFLPLDVTQDSGLSVPEENAVIQFEHQEESTSDVSTTNIQPVFFGGYTFFKLRVTRHPSAFQHSVSVADEQQKYSPPPLSLYEEDLELESLPLSLELRPSEIMHTNELNDEDLQIAIMQSLEKKTQLLHARPLQLQAIPPYAEKDYQALQPQVLPSQPLPAKAQPSEAPTPHVTESHGLTSQDMQPQHKPSENTQSVDTLSQGRLGPGTPSQDIFFQRRVLPVNAMPFEVPTICIVEPPNTQHRDQQSLDFQLQRIQSQDHKSIHLSYQDIKSEVKLLTEEWKSEEELHRRKSSKQHSLYQQNEDWQPLKEKSLDLKIQAPQSPRRKSLDKHIKIWLSQKKQYKDKQVQVNETTLQLLDEQVDGQKSKEEKPSKQLYQDQQSQIQEYHGWQAQDQKIQGWQSLGQQSQDYRTQEWENSEWKKQERQLEMQHSLNWESQARQTQDLLLKKSLKQKALFQETQPLYAVIPPHLDGQVQDVPYQDSQHQDKDQEDLQSTRTRKEDTERDAVQTRDISPEDVNCGSKSPSDVQSEDMKPDFNCSSYQSSAQGTDFTYLSNLNSEQDVQQNISVCSTASKEDLTLTPTSSYPNERQQSEDSD; the protein is encoded by the exons ATGATGAATCCTATGAACATGGTCTCCTGCACAGCACAAGAG TTTATTGTAACAGGATGTATCACAGGATCCagcaaaaatgacaaatgtcTG GGACAAGATGCCACAGGCATGAGTATTATCAGTTCCATGGTTGCGGTAGCTGGGATTACCCTCACCATTATCAGCTACAGACAGCAACACATGTACTGCCAGGCGCCTTCCCTTGAAGGAATATGTGTTATAGGCAGAGTCCTTTACAAC GGAATTTTGTCAGTCTTGCTGATCAGCAGCATAGCACAGCTCAGCATCTCTGTGACTGTCGCCTCCTTTAGAAGCAAGTGCTGGACAAGGTCGAATGAG ATTGTGTTTTTCTTGCCTTTGGATGTTACTCAAGATAGTGGACTATCTGTCCCAGAAGAAAATGCTGTAATACAGTTTGAGCATCAAGAAGAGTCGACAAGTGATGTGTCAACAACAAACATACAACCTGTTTTCTTCGGAGGCTATACTTTCTTCAAGTTAAGAGTCACAAGACACCCTTCAGCCTTCCAACATTCTGTATCTGTGGCAGATGAACAACAGAAATACAGCCCTCCACCTTTAAGCCTTTAtgaggaagacctggagctggaATCTCTGCCCCTCAGTTTGGAGTTAAGGCCTTCAGAAATCATGCACACCAACGAACTAAATGATGAAGACCTACAAATTGCTATCATGCAATCCCTAGAAAAGAAAACCCAACTGCTGCATGCCCGACCCTTGCAACTCCAAGCAATTCCACCTTACGCTGAAAAAGATTACCAAGCTTTACAACCCCAAGTCTTACCATCCCAACCTCTGCCAGCAAAAGCCCAGCCATCTGAAGCCCCAACACCTCATGTCACAGAGTCTCATGGACTGACATCCCAAGACATGCAGCCCCAGCATAAACCATCTGAAAATACGCAATCCGTAGACACACTCTCTCAGGGCAGACTAGGCCCAGGTACACCTTCCCAAGATATCTTTTTCCAAAGGCGAGTTCTGCCAGTAAATGCCATGCCATTTGAAGTCCCAACAATATGCATTGTGGAGCCCCCTAATACCCAACATCGAGATCAACAATCTCTAGATTTTCAACTACAAAGAATTCAATCTCAAGACCACAAATCTATACATTTATCCTATCAAGACATTAAATCAGAAGTCAAGTTACTGACTGAAGAATGGAAATCTGAGGAAGAACTTCATAGAAGGAAATCATCAAAGCAGCATTCTCTGTATCAGCAAAATGAAGACTGGCAACCTCTAAAAGAGAAATCCCTTGACCTGAAAATCCAAGCCCCACAGTCCCCAAGGAGGAAATCCCTAGACAAGCACATCAAAATCTGGCTATCCCAAAAGAAGCAATACAAAGATAAACAAGTCCAAGTTAACGAAACCACACTGCAACTCCTGGATGAGCAAGTTGACGGCCAAAAGAGCAAAGAGGAGAAACCCTCAAAGCAGCTGTACCAAGATCAGCAATCCCAAATCCAGGAATACCATGGCTGGCAAGCTCAAGACCAGAAAATCCAAGGCTGGCAATCTTTAGGCCAGCAATCTCAAGACTACAGAACTCAGGAATGGGAAAACAGTGAATGGAAAAAACAGGAACGGCAACTTGAAATGCAGCATTCCCTAAATTGGGAATCCCAAGCCAGGCAAACCCAAGATCTACTACTGAAAAAATCCCTCAAGCAGAAAGCTCTCTTCCAAGAAACCCAGCCCTTGTATGCCGTAATTCCACCTCACCTAGATGGACAAGTACAAGATGTTCCATATCAAGACAGTCAGCATCAAGATAAAGACCAAGAAGACCTTCAGTCCACAAGAACTCGAAAAGAAGATACTGAAAGAGATGCTGTGCAAACAAGAGACATCAGCCCAGAGGACGTGAATTGTGGAAGCAAAAGCCCAAGTGACGTGCAATCAGAAGACATGAAGCCAGATTTCAACTGTTCCTCTTACCAGAGCTCAGCACAAGGCACAGATTTCACCTATTTGTCCAATTTAAATTCAGAACAAGACGTGCAACAAAACATTTCAGTGTGCTCAACTGCAAGCAAAGAAGACCTGACTTTAACTCCTACCTCAAGTTACCCAAATGAAAGACAGCAGTCTGAAGACTCTGACTAA
- the MS4A14 gene encoding membrane-spanning 4-domains subfamily A member 14 isoform X2 — protein MITITVIMMYRCKGVQCLKASKALLCTFIVTGCITGSSKNDKCLGQDATGMSIISSMVAVAGITLTIISYRQQHMYCQAPSLEGICVIGRVLYNGILSVLLISSIAQLSISVTVASFRSKCWTRSNEIVFFLPLDVTQDSGLSVPEENAVIQFEHQEESTSDVSTTNIQPVFFGGYTFFKLRVTRHPSAFQHSVSVADEQQKYSPPPLSLYEEDLELESLPLSLELRPSEIMHTNELNDEDLQIAIMQSLEKKTQLLHARPLQLQAIPPYAEKDYQALQPQVLPSQPLPAKAQPSEAPTPHVTESHGLTSQDMQPQHKPSENTQSVDTLSQGRLGPGTPSQDIFFQRRVLPVNAMPFEVPTICIVEPPNTQHRDQQSLDFQLQRIQSQDHKSIHLSYQDIKSEVKLLTEEWKSEEELHRRKSSKQHSLYQQNEDWQPLKEKSLDLKIQAPQSPRRKSLDKHIKIWLSQKKQYKDKQVQVNETTLQLLDEQVDGQKSKEEKPSKQLYQDQQSQIQEYHGWQAQDQKIQGWQSLGQQSQDYRTQEWENSEWKKQERQLEMQHSLNWESQARQTQDLLLKKSLKQKALFQETQPLYAVIPPHLDGQVQDVPYQDSQHQDKDQEDLQSTRTRKEDTERDAVQTRDISPEDVNCGSKSPSDVQSEDMKPDFNCSSYQSSAQGTDFTYLSNLNSEQDVQQNISVCSTASKEDLTLTPTSSYPNERQQSEDSD, from the exons ATGATCAccatcactgtaataatgatgTACAGATGTAAAGGTGTACAGTGTTTAAAAGCTTCCAAAGCCCTTCTGTGCACA TTTATTGTAACAGGATGTATCACAGGATCCagcaaaaatgacaaatgtcTG GGACAAGATGCCACAGGCATGAGTATTATCAGTTCCATGGTTGCGGTAGCTGGGATTACCCTCACCATTATCAGCTACAGACAGCAACACATGTACTGCCAGGCGCCTTCCCTTGAAGGAATATGTGTTATAGGCAGAGTCCTTTACAAC GGAATTTTGTCAGTCTTGCTGATCAGCAGCATAGCACAGCTCAGCATCTCTGTGACTGTCGCCTCCTTTAGAAGCAAGTGCTGGACAAGGTCGAATGAG ATTGTGTTTTTCTTGCCTTTGGATGTTACTCAAGATAGTGGACTATCTGTCCCAGAAGAAAATGCTGTAATACAGTTTGAGCATCAAGAAGAGTCGACAAGTGATGTGTCAACAACAAACATACAACCTGTTTTCTTCGGAGGCTATACTTTCTTCAAGTTAAGAGTCACAAGACACCCTTCAGCCTTCCAACATTCTGTATCTGTGGCAGATGAACAACAGAAATACAGCCCTCCACCTTTAAGCCTTTAtgaggaagacctggagctggaATCTCTGCCCCTCAGTTTGGAGTTAAGGCCTTCAGAAATCATGCACACCAACGAACTAAATGATGAAGACCTACAAATTGCTATCATGCAATCCCTAGAAAAGAAAACCCAACTGCTGCATGCCCGACCCTTGCAACTCCAAGCAATTCCACCTTACGCTGAAAAAGATTACCAAGCTTTACAACCCCAAGTCTTACCATCCCAACCTCTGCCAGCAAAAGCCCAGCCATCTGAAGCCCCAACACCTCATGTCACAGAGTCTCATGGACTGACATCCCAAGACATGCAGCCCCAGCATAAACCATCTGAAAATACGCAATCCGTAGACACACTCTCTCAGGGCAGACTAGGCCCAGGTACACCTTCCCAAGATATCTTTTTCCAAAGGCGAGTTCTGCCAGTAAATGCCATGCCATTTGAAGTCCCAACAATATGCATTGTGGAGCCCCCTAATACCCAACATCGAGATCAACAATCTCTAGATTTTCAACTACAAAGAATTCAATCTCAAGACCACAAATCTATACATTTATCCTATCAAGACATTAAATCAGAAGTCAAGTTACTGACTGAAGAATGGAAATCTGAGGAAGAACTTCATAGAAGGAAATCATCAAAGCAGCATTCTCTGTATCAGCAAAATGAAGACTGGCAACCTCTAAAAGAGAAATCCCTTGACCTGAAAATCCAAGCCCCACAGTCCCCAAGGAGGAAATCCCTAGACAAGCACATCAAAATCTGGCTATCCCAAAAGAAGCAATACAAAGATAAACAAGTCCAAGTTAACGAAACCACACTGCAACTCCTGGATGAGCAAGTTGACGGCCAAAAGAGCAAAGAGGAGAAACCCTCAAAGCAGCTGTACCAAGATCAGCAATCCCAAATCCAGGAATACCATGGCTGGCAAGCTCAAGACCAGAAAATCCAAGGCTGGCAATCTTTAGGCCAGCAATCTCAAGACTACAGAACTCAGGAATGGGAAAACAGTGAATGGAAAAAACAGGAACGGCAACTTGAAATGCAGCATTCCCTAAATTGGGAATCCCAAGCCAGGCAAACCCAAGATCTACTACTGAAAAAATCCCTCAAGCAGAAAGCTCTCTTCCAAGAAACCCAGCCCTTGTATGCCGTAATTCCACCTCACCTAGATGGACAAGTACAAGATGTTCCATATCAAGACAGTCAGCATCAAGATAAAGACCAAGAAGACCTTCAGTCCACAAGAACTCGAAAAGAAGATACTGAAAGAGATGCTGTGCAAACAAGAGACATCAGCCCAGAGGACGTGAATTGTGGAAGCAAAAGCCCAAGTGACGTGCAATCAGAAGACATGAAGCCAGATTTCAACTGTTCCTCTTACCAGAGCTCAGCACAAGGCACAGATTTCACCTATTTGTCCAATTTAAATTCAGAACAAGACGTGCAACAAAACATTTCAGTGTGCTCAACTGCAAGCAAAGAAGACCTGACTTTAACTCCTACCTCAAGTTACCCAAATGAAAGACAGCAGTCTGAAGACTCTGACTAA
- the MS4A14 gene encoding membrane-spanning 4-domains subfamily A member 14 isoform X4 — protein MSIISSMVAVAGITLTIISYRQQHMYCQAPSLEGICVIGRVLYNGILSVLLISSIAQLSISVTVASFRSKCWTRSNEIVFFLPLDVTQDSGLSVPEENAVIQFEHQEESTSDVSTTNIQPVFFGGYTFFKLRVTRHPSAFQHSVSVADEQQKYSPPPLSLYEEDLELESLPLSLELRPSEIMHTNELNDEDLQIAIMQSLEKKTQLLHARPLQLQAIPPYAEKDYQALQPQVLPSQPLPAKAQPSEAPTPHVTESHGLTSQDMQPQHKPSENTQSVDTLSQGRLGPGTPSQDIFFQRRVLPVNAMPFEVPTICIVEPPNTQHRDQQSLDFQLQRIQSQDHKSIHLSYQDIKSEVKLLTEEWKSEEELHRRKSSKQHSLYQQNEDWQPLKEKSLDLKIQAPQSPRRKSLDKHIKIWLSQKKQYKDKQVQVNETTLQLLDEQVDGQKSKEEKPSKQLYQDQQSQIQEYHGWQAQDQKIQGWQSLGQQSQDYRTQEWENSEWKKQERQLEMQHSLNWESQARQTQDLLLKKSLKQKALFQETQPLYAVIPPHLDGQVQDVPYQDSQHQDKDQEDLQSTRTRKEDTERDAVQTRDISPEDVNCGSKSPSDVQSEDMKPDFNCSSYQSSAQGTDFTYLSNLNSEQDVQQNISVCSTASKEDLTLTPTSSYPNERQQSEDSD, from the exons ATGAGTATTATCAGTTCCATGGTTGCGGTAGCTGGGATTACCCTCACCATTATCAGCTACAGACAGCAACACATGTACTGCCAGGCGCCTTCCCTTGAAGGAATATGTGTTATAGGCAGAGTCCTTTACAAC GGAATTTTGTCAGTCTTGCTGATCAGCAGCATAGCACAGCTCAGCATCTCTGTGACTGTCGCCTCCTTTAGAAGCAAGTGCTGGACAAGGTCGAATGAG ATTGTGTTTTTCTTGCCTTTGGATGTTACTCAAGATAGTGGACTATCTGTCCCAGAAGAAAATGCTGTAATACAGTTTGAGCATCAAGAAGAGTCGACAAGTGATGTGTCAACAACAAACATACAACCTGTTTTCTTCGGAGGCTATACTTTCTTCAAGTTAAGAGTCACAAGACACCCTTCAGCCTTCCAACATTCTGTATCTGTGGCAGATGAACAACAGAAATACAGCCCTCCACCTTTAAGCCTTTAtgaggaagacctggagctggaATCTCTGCCCCTCAGTTTGGAGTTAAGGCCTTCAGAAATCATGCACACCAACGAACTAAATGATGAAGACCTACAAATTGCTATCATGCAATCCCTAGAAAAGAAAACCCAACTGCTGCATGCCCGACCCTTGCAACTCCAAGCAATTCCACCTTACGCTGAAAAAGATTACCAAGCTTTACAACCCCAAGTCTTACCATCCCAACCTCTGCCAGCAAAAGCCCAGCCATCTGAAGCCCCAACACCTCATGTCACAGAGTCTCATGGACTGACATCCCAAGACATGCAGCCCCAGCATAAACCATCTGAAAATACGCAATCCGTAGACACACTCTCTCAGGGCAGACTAGGCCCAGGTACACCTTCCCAAGATATCTTTTTCCAAAGGCGAGTTCTGCCAGTAAATGCCATGCCATTTGAAGTCCCAACAATATGCATTGTGGAGCCCCCTAATACCCAACATCGAGATCAACAATCTCTAGATTTTCAACTACAAAGAATTCAATCTCAAGACCACAAATCTATACATTTATCCTATCAAGACATTAAATCAGAAGTCAAGTTACTGACTGAAGAATGGAAATCTGAGGAAGAACTTCATAGAAGGAAATCATCAAAGCAGCATTCTCTGTATCAGCAAAATGAAGACTGGCAACCTCTAAAAGAGAAATCCCTTGACCTGAAAATCCAAGCCCCACAGTCCCCAAGGAGGAAATCCCTAGACAAGCACATCAAAATCTGGCTATCCCAAAAGAAGCAATACAAAGATAAACAAGTCCAAGTTAACGAAACCACACTGCAACTCCTGGATGAGCAAGTTGACGGCCAAAAGAGCAAAGAGGAGAAACCCTCAAAGCAGCTGTACCAAGATCAGCAATCCCAAATCCAGGAATACCATGGCTGGCAAGCTCAAGACCAGAAAATCCAAGGCTGGCAATCTTTAGGCCAGCAATCTCAAGACTACAGAACTCAGGAATGGGAAAACAGTGAATGGAAAAAACAGGAACGGCAACTTGAAATGCAGCATTCCCTAAATTGGGAATCCCAAGCCAGGCAAACCCAAGATCTACTACTGAAAAAATCCCTCAAGCAGAAAGCTCTCTTCCAAGAAACCCAGCCCTTGTATGCCGTAATTCCACCTCACCTAGATGGACAAGTACAAGATGTTCCATATCAAGACAGTCAGCATCAAGATAAAGACCAAGAAGACCTTCAGTCCACAAGAACTCGAAAAGAAGATACTGAAAGAGATGCTGTGCAAACAAGAGACATCAGCCCAGAGGACGTGAATTGTGGAAGCAAAAGCCCAAGTGACGTGCAATCAGAAGACATGAAGCCAGATTTCAACTGTTCCTCTTACCAGAGCTCAGCACAAGGCACAGATTTCACCTATTTGTCCAATTTAAATTCAGAACAAGACGTGCAACAAAACATTTCAGTGTGCTCAACTGCAAGCAAAGAAGACCTGACTTTAACTCCTACCTCAAGTTACCCAAATGAAAGACAGCAGTCTGAAGACTCTGACTAA